The Cellulomonas wangleii genome includes a region encoding these proteins:
- a CDS encoding MFS transporter — MSTTTPSYTTTRHSAHVAYVVQAVVNNLAPLLFVVFHTALDVPVAQLGALAALNFGVQLLTDLVAVRVVDRIGYRRPMVAAHALAALGLVLLAVLPFVLPAPFVGLCVAVVVYGIGGGLLEVLVSPVVEHLPQPEEAKAAGMAFAHSFYCWGQLAVVVLSTALLAVVGSDLWPLLPVLWAVVPLVNLVVLLRVPMPPTVPDEHRTSLRSLFGTPLFLAALVLMATGGAAELTMAQWSSFFAEQGTGVPKEVGDLLGPGLFALLMGLGRVAYGLWGQGVPLRPLLAASGVATAVCYVVAATAAVPVVSLVACALCGLTTALLWPGTFSLTSARFPLGGAAMFAVLALAGDAGGTFGPLGVGLFADLAAGPLAGIAAALPPDTGTGLRVGMLLSAAVPAVFALTVLASGRERTAA; from the coding sequence TTGTCGACGACGACGCCCAGCTACACGACCACCCGCCACTCCGCGCACGTCGCGTACGTGGTGCAGGCCGTCGTCAACAACCTCGCGCCGCTGCTGTTCGTCGTCTTCCACACCGCGCTCGACGTGCCGGTCGCGCAGCTCGGGGCGCTCGCGGCCCTGAACTTCGGTGTGCAGCTGCTGACGGACCTCGTCGCGGTGCGGGTCGTCGACCGCATCGGGTACCGCCGTCCGATGGTCGCCGCGCACGCGCTGGCGGCGCTCGGGCTCGTCCTGCTCGCGGTGCTGCCGTTCGTGCTGCCCGCGCCGTTCGTGGGGCTGTGCGTCGCGGTCGTCGTCTACGGGATCGGCGGCGGACTGCTCGAGGTGCTGGTGTCGCCGGTGGTCGAGCACCTGCCGCAGCCGGAGGAGGCCAAGGCCGCGGGCATGGCGTTCGCGCACTCCTTCTACTGCTGGGGGCAGCTCGCCGTCGTCGTGCTGAGCACGGCGCTGCTCGCCGTCGTCGGCTCGGACCTGTGGCCGCTGCTGCCCGTGCTGTGGGCCGTGGTGCCGCTGGTCAACCTGGTCGTGCTGCTGCGGGTGCCCATGCCGCCGACCGTGCCCGACGAGCACCGCACGAGCCTGCGCTCGCTGTTCGGCACGCCGCTGTTCCTCGCGGCCCTCGTGCTCATGGCCACGGGCGGCGCCGCCGAGCTGACCATGGCGCAGTGGTCGTCGTTCTTCGCCGAGCAGGGCACCGGGGTGCCCAAGGAGGTCGGGGACCTGCTGGGGCCCGGCCTGTTCGCGCTGCTCATGGGTCTGGGTCGCGTCGCGTACGGGCTGTGGGGGCAGGGCGTGCCGCTGCGTCCGCTGCTGGCGGCGTCGGGCGTCGCGACGGCGGTCTGCTACGTGGTCGCGGCCACCGCCGCCGTGCCGGTCGTGAGCCTGGTGGCGTGCGCCCTGTGCGGGCTGACCACGGCCCTGCTGTGGCCGGGCACGTTCTCGCTGACGTCCGCCCGGTTCCCGCTCGGGGGCGCCGCGATGTTCGCGGTGCTCGCGCTCGCCGGGGACGCCGGCGGCACGTTCGGCCCGCTGGGCGTCGGGCTGTTCGCGGACCTCGCCGCCGGGCCCCTGGCGGGGATCGCCGCGGCGCTGCCGCCGGACACGGGCACGGGCCTGCGGGTCGGCATGCTGCTGAGCGCGGCGGTGCCGGCGGTGTTCGCCCTGACGGTCCTCGCCTCGGGGCGCGAGCGCACCGCGGCCTGA
- a CDS encoding ROK family transcriptional regulator, producing MAVRKRSSRDIRSESRLDVLHALLAEGGATRNGLARTTGLSLATVATVVSELLAEGLVAETGVSASGVGRPTTTLAIRGARGILAGVDVAETYVSTHVFDAALTELARADVPLDERVESPEHVVGGVLRSLDAALREAGRDRSDLLGVGVALPGLVQGRDGAMSVVVPAWHWRGVGVLDLLRGRLDAPIVVENPLKAIATAELWLGAGRGVDSLVTVNLGTGVGAGIVLDGAVLRGATNSAGEWGHTLLVHEGRGCRCGRRGCVEAYVGAPGIQQTLRETAPDHPLTGTQQQSDFIAGLAAALDAADPDPAAVRTVERTADYLGSAIADLVAVINPELVMLTGWTAWALGEHLLPGTVAQVRAQAPRGTTTDHTVGISTVRGNSAAIGMATLALERFLGDVGLLTTRVPIAL from the coding sequence ATGGCCGTGAGGAAGCGCTCGTCGCGTGACATCCGCAGCGAGTCGCGCCTCGACGTGCTGCACGCGCTGCTCGCCGAGGGCGGCGCGACCCGCAACGGGCTGGCGCGGACCACGGGGCTGAGCCTCGCCACGGTCGCCACGGTCGTGTCCGAGCTGCTGGCGGAGGGGCTGGTCGCGGAGACCGGGGTCTCGGCGAGCGGTGTGGGCCGGCCCACGACCACGCTGGCGATCCGCGGCGCGCGGGGCATCCTCGCGGGCGTCGACGTCGCCGAGACGTACGTCTCGACGCACGTGTTCGATGCCGCCCTCACCGAGCTCGCGCGCGCCGACGTCCCGCTCGACGAGCGCGTGGAGTCGCCCGAGCACGTCGTGGGCGGCGTGCTCCGCTCGCTCGACGCGGCGCTGCGCGAGGCCGGCCGCGACAGGTCCGACCTGCTGGGTGTGGGCGTCGCGCTGCCGGGGCTGGTGCAGGGGCGCGACGGGGCGATGTCCGTGGTCGTGCCCGCGTGGCACTGGCGCGGCGTCGGCGTCCTGGACCTGCTGCGCGGCCGTCTCGACGCCCCGATCGTCGTGGAGAACCCCCTCAAGGCGATCGCGACCGCCGAGCTGTGGCTCGGCGCCGGGCGCGGCGTCGACAGCCTGGTGACCGTCAACCTCGGGACCGGCGTGGGTGCCGGCATCGTGCTCGACGGTGCCGTGCTGCGGGGCGCCACCAACTCCGCCGGGGAGTGGGGTCACACCCTGCTGGTGCACGAGGGGCGCGGCTGCCGGTGCGGACGCCGCGGGTGCGTCGAGGCGTACGTGGGGGCGCCGGGGATCCAGCAGACGCTGCGCGAGACCGCCCCGGACCACCCGCTGACCGGGACGCAGCAGCAGAGCGACTTCATCGCCGGCCTGGCCGCGGCGCTCGACGCCGCCGACCCGGACCCGGCGGCCGTGCGCACGGTGGAACGGACGGCCGACTACCTGGGCTCCGCGATCGCGGACCTGGTGGCGGTCATCAACCCCGAGCTCGTCATGCTCACGGGGTGGACCGCGTGGGCCCTGGGTGAGCACCTGCTGCCGGGCACCGTGGCGCAGGTACGTGCGCAGGCGCCGCGCGGCACCACGACCGACCACACCGTCGGCATCTCCACCGTCCGCGGCAACTCGGCGGCCATCGGCATGGCGACCCTCGCGCTGGAGCGGTTCCTCGGGGACGTCGGTCTGCTCACCACCCGCGTGCCGATCGCCCTCTGA
- a CDS encoding glycoside hydrolase family 2 TIM barrel-domain containing protein, producing the protein MTTHPTHESLLPPTGVRAPRFAAPTTDAPHVPLDGDWRFRLFPTADTGVDPGDPGEDWGTVPVPGHWQLAGAPDAWPHGRPAYTNVLYPIPVDPPRVPRDNPTGEYRRTVTVPDAWRDGGRVVLRFEGVDSWFEVAVNGRVLAQSHGSRLPTEVDVTDAVHAGENLLAVRVTQWSAQTYVEDQDQWWLSGIFRDVTLLHRPDDGIEHVTLHAAYDHTTGEGVLRVDVEPARPDALVEVPALGLRARPGEETRAPVEPWSAESPRLYDVVVRTPGETVTLRAGFRTVAVVDGVLTLNGAPLVLRGVNRHEFAPTDGRAVTRETMLADVLAMKRHHVNAVRTSHYPPHPHFLDLCDEHGLYVVDENDLETHGFELLGWRDNPTDDPRWEPLLVDRVTRMVRRDAHHPAVVMWSLGNEAGVGCNVAAMAAAVRTLDPTRPVHYEGDRTCEHADVYSRMYPTSQEVALIARGLEDPLPDAALDTRRRAMPFVLCEYAHAMGNGPGGLTGYLDLVDDHPRLAGGFVWEWFDHGIATRTPDGEPYYGYGGDFGEELHDGTFIADGLLLPDRTPSPGLLELAAAYAPVRVRAGAQPGTLELRNRYAFTSTAHARLVWTLVADGDVVAEGEVDRVLAPDERVEVRLADVLGDRLDDLLAATDPTTAVWWVLRAVPRDAGADVPAHLGLGAGQVLVRPPAAPPRATGSVVTVGGVRRVGPVELDATGRPVRIGGTAVRLARVDAWRAPTDNDRIRSWYDPVGDAEAWERAGLSRLHERVDDVADVAGAVVVTSRVAGAATDCGLRVRTTWRTVDERTADLVVELTPEGRWPGTVARLGWLLALEQPDAGDVRVDWTGLGPDESYADSRLAALAGRWQHTVDALQTRYTHPQENGARRGVTRAVLHLAGGPLTLTAGEVRVADRAVPGLELTARPWSDRALADARHPHELVPDGALWLHLDAVQHGLGSAACGPGVEPDAAARPTTATLQVRLQV; encoded by the coding sequence ATGACGACCCATCCCACGCACGAGTCCCTGCTGCCCCCCACCGGCGTGCGCGCCCCACGGTTCGCGGCACCGACCACCGACGCCCCGCACGTCCCCCTCGACGGCGACTGGCGCTTCCGCCTGTTCCCCACGGCGGACACCGGGGTCGACCCCGGCGACCCCGGCGAGGACTGGGGCACCGTGCCCGTGCCCGGCCACTGGCAGCTGGCCGGCGCCCCCGACGCCTGGCCGCACGGCCGGCCCGCCTACACCAACGTCCTGTACCCCATCCCGGTCGACCCCCCGCGGGTCCCGCGCGACAACCCCACCGGTGAGTACCGGCGCACGGTGACCGTGCCGGACGCCTGGCGCGACGGCGGGCGGGTCGTGCTGCGCTTCGAGGGCGTCGACTCCTGGTTCGAGGTCGCCGTGAACGGGCGGGTGCTGGCGCAGTCGCACGGCTCGCGCCTGCCCACCGAGGTGGACGTGACCGACGCGGTGCACGCGGGCGAGAACCTGCTCGCCGTGCGGGTGACCCAGTGGTCGGCGCAGACCTACGTCGAGGACCAGGACCAGTGGTGGCTCTCGGGGATCTTCCGCGACGTCACGCTGCTGCACCGCCCGGACGACGGCATCGAGCACGTGACCCTGCACGCCGCGTACGACCACACCACCGGCGAGGGCGTGCTGCGGGTCGACGTCGAGCCGGCGCGTCCCGACGCGCTCGTCGAGGTGCCCGCCCTGGGGCTGCGCGCGCGTCCCGGCGAGGAGACCCGCGCCCCCGTCGAGCCCTGGAGCGCCGAGTCGCCGCGCCTGTACGACGTCGTCGTCCGCACGCCGGGCGAGACGGTGACCCTGCGCGCCGGCTTCCGGACGGTCGCCGTCGTCGACGGGGTGCTCACGCTCAACGGCGCCCCGCTCGTGCTGCGCGGGGTCAACCGGCACGAGTTCGCGCCCACCGACGGCCGCGCCGTGACGCGGGAGACCATGCTCGCCGACGTGCTGGCCATGAAGCGGCACCACGTCAACGCCGTGCGGACCAGCCACTACCCGCCGCACCCGCACTTCCTCGACCTGTGCGACGAGCACGGCCTGTACGTCGTCGACGAGAACGACCTCGAGACGCACGGGTTCGAGCTGCTCGGCTGGCGCGACAACCCCACGGACGACCCGCGCTGGGAGCCGCTGCTGGTGGACCGCGTGACGCGGATGGTGCGCCGCGACGCCCACCACCCCGCCGTCGTCATGTGGTCGCTGGGCAACGAGGCGGGGGTCGGGTGCAACGTCGCCGCCATGGCCGCGGCCGTGCGCACCCTCGACCCGACGCGCCCCGTGCACTACGAGGGCGACCGGACCTGCGAGCACGCCGACGTGTACTCGCGGATGTACCCGACCAGCCAGGAGGTCGCCCTCATCGCCCGGGGCCTGGAGGACCCCCTGCCCGACGCCGCGCTCGACACCCGGCGCCGGGCCATGCCGTTCGTGCTGTGCGAGTACGCGCACGCGATGGGCAACGGCCCCGGCGGCCTGACCGGGTACCTCGACCTCGTCGACGACCACCCGCGCCTGGCCGGTGGGTTCGTGTGGGAGTGGTTCGACCACGGCATCGCCACGCGCACCCCCGACGGCGAGCCCTACTACGGCTACGGCGGCGACTTCGGTGAGGAGCTGCACGACGGCACCTTCATCGCCGACGGACTGCTGCTGCCGGACCGCACGCCGTCGCCCGGGCTGCTCGAGCTGGCCGCCGCGTACGCACCCGTGCGGGTCCGCGCGGGTGCGCAGCCCGGGACGCTCGAGCTGCGCAACCGGTACGCGTTCACGTCGACCGCGCACGCACGCCTGGTGTGGACGCTCGTCGCGGACGGCGACGTCGTCGCCGAGGGTGAGGTCGACCGCGTCCTGGCCCCCGACGAGCGGGTCGAGGTCCGCCTCGCCGACGTGCTCGGCGACCGCCTCGACGACCTGCTGGCCGCGACCGACCCGACCACCGCCGTGTGGTGGGTCCTGCGCGCCGTCCCGCGGGACGCCGGCGCGGACGTCCCCGCCCACCTGGGCCTCGGCGCGGGCCAGGTGCTGGTGCGGCCGCCTGCCGCACCGCCGCGCGCGACGGGGTCCGTGGTGACCGTGGGCGGCGTCCGCCGCGTGGGCCCGGTCGAGCTCGACGCGACGGGCCGGCCGGTGCGCATCGGCGGGACCGCGGTGCGGCTCGCACGCGTCGACGCGTGGCGCGCCCCGACCGACAACGACCGCATCCGCTCCTGGTACGACCCGGTCGGCGACGCGGAGGCCTGGGAGCGGGCGGGCCTGTCCCGCCTGCACGAGCGTGTCGACGACGTGGCCGACGTGGCCGGTGCCGTCGTCGTGACGTCGCGGGTCGCGGGTGCCGCGACCGACTGCGGGCTGCGCGTGCGCACGACGTGGCGCACGGTGGACGAGCGCACCGCGGACCTGGTGGTCGAGCTGACGCCCGAGGGCCGCTGGCCTGGCACGGTGGCGCGGCTGGGGTGGCTGCTGGCCCTGGAGCAGCCGGACGCCGGCGACGTCCGGGTCGACTGGACCGGGCTCGGCCCGGACGAGTCGTACGCCGACTCGCGGCTGGCGGCGCTCGCCGGCCGGTGGCAGCACACGGTCGACGCGCTGCAGACGCGCTACACGCACCCGCAGGAGAACGGTGCACGCCGCGGCGTCACGCGCGCGGTGCTGCACCTGGCCGGTGGTCCGCTCACGCTCACCGCTGGCGAGGTGCGCGTCGCCGACCGCGCGGTGCCCGGGCTCGAGCTCACCGCACGTCCCTGGTCGGACCGGGCCCTGGCCGACGCCCGCCACCCGCACGAGCTGGTGCCCGACGGTGCGCTGTGGCTGCACCTGGACGCGGTGCAGCACGGCCTCGGCTCGGCGGCGTGCGGTCCCGGCGTGGAGCCGGACGCGGCGGCCCGGCCCACCACCGCGACGCTGCAGGTGCGCCTGCAGGTCTGA
- a CDS encoding beta-galactosidase has protein sequence MTTTLQDGTVRLGPGGLVLDGREQVLACASLFYFRIPREEWAARLAAVRATGYTLVDVYVPWNFHELAPGEWDFTGRRDVGEFLDLAHAAGLGVLARPGPYICSEWDGGALPAWLPLEDGLALRQAEPRYLAHVERWFDRVLPLLVQRQHGRGGPVVAVQLENELDFFDTADRAAYVGALRDMAVRHGVEVPLVACAGQGDLVGATGGVPGVTPAFNFYPDDRSPFVEPEVRRYADLLAARDEPLLVTETNRAHVTLRRLLVSGAKVLAPYLQASGYDFGFTPSVGNWGDPGGFMTHDYDFGGYLSPTGEPRPQTVEARVLTAVTRTLGPRLARGVPGAADGAYTGTAPTAASPSRVVLDGGGTLLGVPNLGDEDATFELAATDALPAVPLTVPGHACALVLRDLPLEGFGGHGTLVLATGDLVGAGPDGVELAAAVPGTVALAAPGGAPTLVDLPAPRPGSPVRVVVDAPPSDDGVPPGEHLRWQVVVHHPVDVPGPDGPVTAPAGTPAAEPVRLTAARRPALPTRDGTTREHRTAPASEEVGVHRGRTHYAADVTGADELLLEGAGDLVDLAVDGRPLPTIAGFGATVVVPVAGASTLTATAETWGHPNFDDARLPGLAMGSLRGLGRVWSVTGRSDVHALWTVEPGAQWAGTPAPLRPLGGWSSTRVGAPVTYRRGLDVDGTHHHALHLPGLGAPVTVTVDGADHLVTPHDPWLHLAPGAGRDVAVTVPHVPGVLGGATLLRLAPVEGWQVEPQPDRDLVALAGRTAPAEPVDLPLRPAPGEELWLDVDVPPGGCSLRFAGTHVRVAAYAHGELLGRVWLGDPASPRFTGGDPGRLWLPGAWNSGIIRLMVRGTVGAEAPELGAVLVQPTGGTAWP, from the coding sequence GTGACGACGACCCTCCAGGACGGCACGGTGCGGCTCGGGCCCGGCGGGCTGGTGCTCGACGGCCGGGAGCAGGTGCTCGCGTGCGCGTCGCTGTTCTACTTCCGCATCCCGCGGGAGGAGTGGGCGGCACGCCTGGCCGCGGTGCGCGCGACCGGCTACACGCTCGTCGACGTGTACGTGCCGTGGAACTTCCACGAGCTCGCGCCGGGCGAGTGGGACTTCACCGGGCGTCGCGACGTCGGGGAGTTCCTCGACCTCGCGCACGCCGCGGGCCTCGGCGTGCTGGCCCGGCCGGGGCCGTACATCTGCTCGGAGTGGGACGGCGGTGCGCTGCCCGCGTGGCTGCCGCTCGAGGACGGCCTGGCGCTGCGCCAGGCCGAGCCCCGGTACCTGGCGCACGTCGAGCGCTGGTTCGACCGCGTGCTGCCGCTGCTGGTGCAGCGGCAGCACGGCCGGGGTGGACCCGTCGTGGCGGTCCAGCTCGAGAACGAGCTCGACTTCTTCGACACCGCGGACCGCGCGGCCTACGTCGGCGCGCTGCGGGACATGGCGGTGCGGCACGGCGTCGAGGTCCCGCTCGTGGCGTGCGCGGGCCAGGGCGACCTCGTCGGGGCCACCGGCGGGGTGCCCGGGGTGACCCCGGCGTTCAACTTCTACCCGGACGACCGCTCGCCGTTCGTCGAGCCGGAGGTGCGGCGCTACGCCGACCTCCTCGCTGCCCGGGACGAGCCGCTGCTGGTCACGGAGACCAACCGCGCGCACGTGACGCTGCGCCGGCTGCTGGTCAGCGGCGCCAAGGTGCTGGCCCCGTACCTGCAGGCCTCGGGGTACGACTTCGGGTTCACGCCGTCGGTGGGCAACTGGGGCGACCCCGGCGGGTTCATGACCCACGACTACGACTTCGGCGGGTACCTGTCGCCGACCGGGGAGCCCCGCCCGCAGACCGTCGAGGCGCGCGTCCTCACCGCGGTGACCCGCACCCTCGGCCCGCGCCTGGCGCGCGGGGTGCCGGGTGCGGCCGACGGCGCGTACACCGGCACGGCGCCGACCGCTGCGTCGCCGTCGCGCGTCGTGCTCGACGGCGGCGGCACGCTGCTGGGCGTGCCCAACCTCGGTGACGAGGACGCGACGTTCGAGCTCGCGGCGACGGACGCCCTGCCCGCCGTGCCGCTCACGGTGCCGGGGCACGCCTGCGCGCTGGTCCTGCGTGACCTGCCGCTCGAGGGCTTCGGCGGGCACGGCACGCTCGTGCTGGCCACCGGCGACCTGGTCGGTGCCGGCCCCGACGGCGTGGAGCTCGCCGCCGCCGTGCCCGGGACCGTGGCGCTGGCGGCACCCGGCGGCGCCCCCACGCTCGTCGACCTGCCCGCACCGCGCCCGGGGTCGCCCGTGCGCGTCGTCGTCGACGCACCGCCGTCCGATGACGGCGTCCCGCCCGGCGAGCACCTGCGGTGGCAGGTGGTCGTGCACCACCCCGTCGACGTCCCGGGCCCGGACGGCCCGGTCACGGCCCCCGCCGGCACCCCCGCGGCGGAGCCCGTCCGGCTGACCGCGGCGCGGCGGCCCGCGCTGCCGACGCGGGACGGGACGACCCGGGAGCACCGCACGGCACCGGCCTCCGAGGAGGTCGGCGTGCACCGCGGCCGCACGCACTACGCGGCCGACGTGACGGGCGCCGACGAGCTGCTCCTCGAGGGTGCCGGCGACCTCGTCGACCTCGCCGTGGACGGCCGCCCGCTGCCCACGATCGCCGGGTTCGGCGCCACCGTCGTCGTCCCCGTGGCCGGGGCGAGCACCCTGACCGCGACCGCGGAGACGTGGGGCCACCCCAACTTCGACGACGCCCGGCTGCCGGGCCTGGCCATGGGCTCGCTGCGCGGGCTGGGCCGGGTGTGGTCCGTGACGGGGCGGTCCGACGTGCACGCGCTGTGGACCGTCGAGCCCGGTGCCCAGTGGGCCGGCACCCCCGCGCCGTTGCGCCCGCTCGGCGGGTGGAGCAGCACGCGGGTGGGCGCGCCCGTCACGTACCGGCGCGGGCTGGACGTCGACGGCACGCACCACCACGCGCTGCACCTGCCCGGGCTCGGGGCGCCGGTCACGGTCACCGTGGACGGCGCCGACCACCTGGTGACGCCGCACGACCCGTGGCTGCACCTGGCACCCGGGGCGGGCCGCGACGTGGCGGTCACCGTGCCCCACGTGCCCGGCGTCCTGGGCGGTGCGACCCTGCTGCGGCTGGCCCCGGTCGAGGGGTGGCAGGTCGAGCCGCAGCCGGACCGCGACCTGGTCGCGCTCGCGGGCCGGACGGCGCCCGCGGAGCCTGTGGACCTGCCGCTGCGCCCGGCGCCCGGCGAGGAGCTGTGGCTCGACGTGGACGTGCCGCCCGGTGGCTGCTCGCTGCGGTTCGCCGGCACGCACGTGCGCGTCGCGGCGTACGCGCACGGTGAGCTGCTGGGCCGCGTGTGGCTCGGGGACCCGGCGAGCCCGCGGTTCACCGGGGGTGATCCTGGTCGGCTCTGGCTGCCCGGTGCCTGGAACTCTGGGATCATCCGGCTGATGGTCCGCGGGACCGTCGGAGCCGAGGCGCCCGAGCTGGGTGCGGTGCTCGTGCAGCCGACCGGGGGGACCGCATGGCCGTGA
- a CDS encoding TIGR00645 family protein → MTSSQPAVETVPPTDPTQPVEVVEPTRPYARSVSSLIFFSRWLQLPLYLGLIAAQVVYVWQFLKELWHLVDFAVFGHKIEAMADFGTEATTMLIVLGLVDVVMISNLLIMVIIGGYETFVSRMRLDGHPDQPEWLSHVNANVLKTKLAMSIIGISSIHLLRTFIESSVGHVTGETMMWQTLIHLAFVASALALAWIDRMSQGTTRPAH, encoded by the coding sequence GTGACGTCGTCGCAGCCGGCCGTCGAGACCGTCCCGCCCACCGACCCCACCCAGCCCGTCGAGGTGGTCGAGCCGACCCGGCCGTACGCGCGGTCGGTCTCGTCGCTGATCTTCTTCTCGCGCTGGCTGCAGCTGCCGCTGTACCTCGGGCTGATCGCGGCGCAGGTCGTGTACGTGTGGCAGTTCCTCAAGGAGCTGTGGCACCTCGTCGACTTCGCGGTCTTCGGTCACAAGATCGAGGCGATGGCGGACTTCGGCACCGAGGCCACGACGATGCTCATCGTCCTGGGGCTGGTCGACGTCGTGATGATCTCGAACCTGCTGATCATGGTGATCATCGGCGGGTACGAGACGTTCGTGTCCCGCATGCGCCTCGACGGGCACCCGGACCAGCCGGAGTGGCTCAGCCACGTCAACGCCAACGTGCTGAAGACGAAGCTCGCCATGTCGATCATCGGCATCTCCTCGATCCACCTGCTGCGCACGTTCATCGAGTCGTCGGTGGGGCACGTGACGGGCGAGACGATGATGTGGCAGACCCTCATCCACCTCGCGTTCGTCGCCTCCGCGCTCGCGCTCGCGTGGATCGACCGGATGTCGCAGGGCACGACGCGCCCCGCACACTGA
- a CDS encoding carbohydrate ABC transporter permease: protein MAVATPITQAPPLAAGPRSEQTNARTLKAFRASPATYAVLLVVSAMFFVPFVLMVSIALASDATSATNMFTIIPTEFEWSNFASVFTATGLPVGRFVLNSVIIATLAAVGQVLSSSLVGYAFARLRAPGKNVMFMVVLATMMIPAQITMIPQFLLFKELGWVNTFLPLIVPNFFSNAFNVFLVRQFVSRVSGELDEAAQVDGLGYFGIYRRIVLPMMWPILTAIAIFTLTAAWGDFMGPLIYLNQEDMMPLALGLQFMTSTSNAMQLPPWNLVMVGSILLTVPMIAVYYAGQKYLYEMNLSGGSAGVK, encoded by the coding sequence ATGGCTGTCGCCACGCCGATCACGCAGGCACCGCCGCTGGCCGCCGGACCGCGCAGCGAGCAGACGAACGCGCGCACCCTCAAGGCGTTCCGGGCCTCACCCGCGACGTACGCGGTGCTGCTCGTCGTCTCCGCCATGTTCTTCGTGCCGTTCGTGCTCATGGTCTCGATCGCGCTGGCCAGCGACGCGACGAGCGCGACGAACATGTTCACGATCATCCCGACGGAGTTCGAGTGGTCGAACTTCGCGTCGGTGTTCACCGCGACGGGCCTGCCCGTGGGCCGGTTCGTGCTCAACTCCGTCATCATCGCGACGCTGGCCGCCGTGGGGCAGGTGCTGTCGTCCTCGCTCGTGGGCTACGCCTTCGCGCGGCTGCGTGCCCCGGGCAAGAACGTCATGTTCATGGTCGTGCTCGCCACGATGATGATCCCCGCGCAGATCACGATGATCCCGCAGTTCCTGCTGTTCAAGGAGCTCGGCTGGGTCAACACGTTCCTGCCGCTCATCGTGCCGAACTTCTTCTCCAACGCGTTCAACGTGTTCCTGGTGCGGCAGTTCGTCTCCCGGGTGTCGGGCGAGCTCGACGAGGCCGCGCAGGTCGACGGTCTGGGCTACTTCGGCATCTACCGCCGGATCGTCCTGCCGATGATGTGGCCGATCCTCACCGCGATCGCGATCTTCACGCTGACCGCGGCCTGGGGCGACTTCATGGGCCCGCTCATCTACCTCAACCAGGAGGACATGATGCCGCTGGCCCTCGGCCTGCAGTTCATGACCTCGACGAGCAACGCGATGCAGCTGCCGCCGTGGAACCTGGTGATGGTCGGCTCGATCCTGCTGACCGTGCCGATGATCGCCGTCTACTACGCCGGCCAGAAGTACCTGTACGAGATGAACCTCTCCGGCGGAAGCGCGGGTGTGAAGTGA